In Lycium ferocissimum isolate CSIRO_LF1 chromosome 11, AGI_CSIRO_Lferr_CH_V1, whole genome shotgun sequence, a single genomic region encodes these proteins:
- the LOC132037651 gene encoding nucleosome assembly protein 1;3-like isoform X1 has translation MTNPKDNFNVSDLTAALNVENSEELVNVLKNKLEDLKHSDVLENLSPNVRKRVEVLQNIQTQHDQLEASFLEEKAALEAKYQKLYLPLYTKRFEIVNGVEVDGPATQAASADQEEDKDAVEKGVPDFWLTAMKNNEVLAEEITERDEGALKFLKDIKWSRIENPKGFKLEFLFETNPYFKNAVLTKTYHMIDEDEPILEKAIGTEIEWYPGKCLTQKILQKKPKKGSKNAKPITKTEQCESFFNFFSPPQVPEDEEDIDEDDAEELQSLMEQDYDIGSTIRDKIIPHAVSWFTGEAAEDEYVDLEDDDDEEDDDDEEELDEDDDDDDDDEDENDTKTKKKVNCIITLSNISFGVEMSVGANLLLIVSTIVCSHLLCARGVEEQLQLMVSMAKGHLSASNSSNHIFASCYMMIVH, from the exons ATGACCAACCCCAAAGATAACTTCAACGTCTCCGATCTCACTGCTG ctttgaATGTGGAGAACAGTGAAGAGCTCGTTAATGTTCTCAAA AATAAACTTGAAGACCTTAAGCACTCAGACGTGCTAGAGAATTTATCCCCTAATGTGAGAAAACGTGTTGAGGTTCTCCAGAATATTCAG ACTCAGCATGATCAACTGGAGGCAAGTTTTTTAGAGGAGAAAGCTGCCCTTGAAGCCAAGTACCAGAAGCTGTATCTTCCACTATATACAAAG AGATTTGAAATTGTTaatggagttgaagttgatgggCCGGCAACTCAGGCTGCTTCAGCAGACCAGGAGGAGGATAAAGACGCAGTGG AGAAAGGAGTCCCTGATTTCTGGCTCACTGCGATGAAGAATAATGAAGTGCTAGCTGAGGAG ATTACTGAGCGAGATGAGGGGGCTCTCAAATTTCTCAAGGATATAAAGTGGTCTAGGATTGAAAACCCAAAGGGTTTTAAACTTGAATTTCTCTTTGAAACTAATCCCTACTTCAAGAATGCTGTGCTGACCAAGACCTATCACATgattgatgaagatgaacctATTTTGGAGAAGGCAATTGG GACCGAGATTGAATGGTATCCAGGTAAGTGCTTGACACAAAAGATCCTGCAGAAGAAGCCAAAAAAGGGGTCAAAGAATGCTAAACCTATCACTAAAACAGAGCAATGTGAaagtttcttcaacttctttagtCCACCTCAAGTACCAGAGGATGAAGAAGATATCGATGAAGATGAT GCAGAAGAACTTCAAAGTTTGATGGAACAAGACTATGATATTGG GTCAACTATTCGAGATAAGATTATTCCACATGCAGTTTCATGGTTTACTGGGGAAGCTGCTGAAGATGAGTATGTTGACttggaagatgatgatgatgaagaagatgatgacgaTGAGGAAGAGTTAGATGaagatgacgatgatgatgacgatgacgaGGATGAAAATGATACCAAGACCAAGAAGAAGGTAAATTGCATAATTACATTGAGTAACATATCATTTGGAGTTGAGATGTCCGTTGGTGCTAACCTTTTGCTCATTGTTTCAACAATCGTTTGCAGTCATCTGCTGTGCGCAAG AGGAGTGGAAGAACAGCTGCAGCTGATGGTCAGCATGGCGAAAGGCCACCTGAGTGCAAGCAACAGTAGCAACCATATTTTTGCAAGCTGTTACATGATGATAGTGCATTGA
- the LOC132037651 gene encoding nucleosome assembly protein 1;3-like isoform X2 — MTNPKDNFNVSDLTAALNVENSEELVNVLKNKLEDLKHSDVLENLSPNVRKRVEVLQNIQTQHDQLEASFLEEKAALEAKYQKLYLPLYTKRFEIVNGVEVDGPATQAASADQEEDKDAVEKGVPDFWLTAMKNNEVLAEEITERDEGALKFLKDIKWSRIENPKGFKLEFLFETNPYFKNAVLTKTYHMIDEDEPILEKAIGTEIEWYPGKCLTQKILQKKPKKGSKNAKPITKTEQCESFFNFFSPPQVPEDEEDIDEDDAEELQSLMEQDYDIGSTIRDKIIPHAVSWFTGEAAEDEYVDLEDDDDEEDDDDEEELDEDDDDDDDDEDENDTKTKKKSSAVRKRSGRTAAADGQHGERPPECKQQ, encoded by the exons ATGACCAACCCCAAAGATAACTTCAACGTCTCCGATCTCACTGCTG ctttgaATGTGGAGAACAGTGAAGAGCTCGTTAATGTTCTCAAA AATAAACTTGAAGACCTTAAGCACTCAGACGTGCTAGAGAATTTATCCCCTAATGTGAGAAAACGTGTTGAGGTTCTCCAGAATATTCAG ACTCAGCATGATCAACTGGAGGCAAGTTTTTTAGAGGAGAAAGCTGCCCTTGAAGCCAAGTACCAGAAGCTGTATCTTCCACTATATACAAAG AGATTTGAAATTGTTaatggagttgaagttgatgggCCGGCAACTCAGGCTGCTTCAGCAGACCAGGAGGAGGATAAAGACGCAGTGG AGAAAGGAGTCCCTGATTTCTGGCTCACTGCGATGAAGAATAATGAAGTGCTAGCTGAGGAG ATTACTGAGCGAGATGAGGGGGCTCTCAAATTTCTCAAGGATATAAAGTGGTCTAGGATTGAAAACCCAAAGGGTTTTAAACTTGAATTTCTCTTTGAAACTAATCCCTACTTCAAGAATGCTGTGCTGACCAAGACCTATCACATgattgatgaagatgaacctATTTTGGAGAAGGCAATTGG GACCGAGATTGAATGGTATCCAGGTAAGTGCTTGACACAAAAGATCCTGCAGAAGAAGCCAAAAAAGGGGTCAAAGAATGCTAAACCTATCACTAAAACAGAGCAATGTGAaagtttcttcaacttctttagtCCACCTCAAGTACCAGAGGATGAAGAAGATATCGATGAAGATGAT GCAGAAGAACTTCAAAGTTTGATGGAACAAGACTATGATATTGG GTCAACTATTCGAGATAAGATTATTCCACATGCAGTTTCATGGTTTACTGGGGAAGCTGCTGAAGATGAGTATGTTGACttggaagatgatgatgatgaagaagatgatgacgaTGAGGAAGAGTTAGATGaagatgacgatgatgatgacgatgacgaGGATGAAAATGATACCAAGACCAAGAAGAAG TCATCTGCTGTGCGCAAG AGGAGTGGAAGAACAGCTGCAGCTGATGGTCAGCATGGCGAAAGGCCACCTGAGTGCAAGCAACAGTAG
- the LOC132037651 gene encoding nucleosome assembly protein 1;2-like isoform X3: MLFSAIPPWFTGYHTQHDQLEASFLEEKAALEAKYQKLYLPLYTKRFEIVNGVEVDGPATQAASADQEEDKDAVEKGVPDFWLTAMKNNEVLAEEITERDEGALKFLKDIKWSRIENPKGFKLEFLFETNPYFKNAVLTKTYHMIDEDEPILEKAIGTEIEWYPGKCLTQKILQKKPKKGSKNAKPITKTEQCESFFNFFSPPQVPEDEEDIDEDDAEELQSLMEQDYDIGSTIRDKIIPHAVSWFTGEAAEDEYVDLEDDDDEEDDDDEEELDEDDDDDDDDEDENDTKTKKKVNCIITLSNISFGVEMSVGANLLLIVSTIVCSHLLCARGVEEQLQLMVSMAKGHLSASNSSNHIFASCYMMIVH, translated from the exons ATGTTATTCAGTGCAATACCTCCTTGGTTCACAGGGTACCAT ACTCAGCATGATCAACTGGAGGCAAGTTTTTTAGAGGAGAAAGCTGCCCTTGAAGCCAAGTACCAGAAGCTGTATCTTCCACTATATACAAAG AGATTTGAAATTGTTaatggagttgaagttgatgggCCGGCAACTCAGGCTGCTTCAGCAGACCAGGAGGAGGATAAAGACGCAGTGG AGAAAGGAGTCCCTGATTTCTGGCTCACTGCGATGAAGAATAATGAAGTGCTAGCTGAGGAG ATTACTGAGCGAGATGAGGGGGCTCTCAAATTTCTCAAGGATATAAAGTGGTCTAGGATTGAAAACCCAAAGGGTTTTAAACTTGAATTTCTCTTTGAAACTAATCCCTACTTCAAGAATGCTGTGCTGACCAAGACCTATCACATgattgatgaagatgaacctATTTTGGAGAAGGCAATTGG GACCGAGATTGAATGGTATCCAGGTAAGTGCTTGACACAAAAGATCCTGCAGAAGAAGCCAAAAAAGGGGTCAAAGAATGCTAAACCTATCACTAAAACAGAGCAATGTGAaagtttcttcaacttctttagtCCACCTCAAGTACCAGAGGATGAAGAAGATATCGATGAAGATGAT GCAGAAGAACTTCAAAGTTTGATGGAACAAGACTATGATATTGG GTCAACTATTCGAGATAAGATTATTCCACATGCAGTTTCATGGTTTACTGGGGAAGCTGCTGAAGATGAGTATGTTGACttggaagatgatgatgatgaagaagatgatgacgaTGAGGAAGAGTTAGATGaagatgacgatgatgatgacgatgacgaGGATGAAAATGATACCAAGACCAAGAAGAAGGTAAATTGCATAATTACATTGAGTAACATATCATTTGGAGTTGAGATGTCCGTTGGTGCTAACCTTTTGCTCATTGTTTCAACAATCGTTTGCAGTCATCTGCTGTGCGCAAG AGGAGTGGAAGAACAGCTGCAGCTGATGGTCAGCATGGCGAAAGGCCACCTGAGTGCAAGCAACAGTAGCAACCATATTTTTGCAAGCTGTTACATGATGATAGTGCATTGA